A window of the Helianthus annuus cultivar XRQ/B chromosome 4, HanXRQr2.0-SUNRISE, whole genome shotgun sequence genome harbors these coding sequences:
- the LOC110938018 gene encoding transcription elongation factor SPT6 homolog isoform X3, whose translation MAGKTILSDEEEDDIGVEEVGLEDRRDDDEEEEEEEGEDEYEKDGFIVDDIDEDGEEEDRADSDDERQKKKKRKKRESERNFVLDEDDYELLQDNNVGYRRPKESQKFKRLKKARADADEGQSGFSDEEEYDVTGKGGRSAEDKIKRSLFDDDEEDIAEEDPQLEEEEYGDIGEEEEDEMADFIVDEDEVDEHGEPTRRRKVHKKKLRQAPGVSSTAIQESHDIFGHVDVLLMQRKLKLGNISRYEEAGERRLEDEFDPIILSEKYMTEYDKRIREIDIPERMQISEESTGPPPTDEVSIEDESNWILNQLGTGTVPLFTKGHELAVRKDDIGRFLEYTHVQKLDVPFIAMYRKDECQSLFVDPEPQDDSKPTLTWHKVLWAILELDRKWLLLQKRKSALQLYYNKRFEEERSVYDEARLHLNKKLFDSITKSLEVAESEREVDDVDLKFNLHFPPGDAVVDETKFKRPKRKSQYSVCCKSGLWEVASVFGYSSEEFGLLISLEQMRTDELEDAKETPEEVASRFSCAMFENPQAVLRGARHMAAIEISCEPCVRRHVRSIFMDNAVVSTKPTADGDMAIDSHHQFAVIKWLKDKPMSKFDDAQWLLIQKAEEEKLIQVSVKLPVSIQDQLINDAYTYYLSDGVSKSAQLWNEQRKQIINDAFDGLLLPSMAKEARTLLTSRAKNWLLTEYGRHLWDKVSVAPYQKKDHDGNLSDDYEVAPRVMACCWGPGKPATTFVMLDSNGEFVDVLYAGSISIGGQNANDQERKKNDKQRVAKFMIEHQPHVVVLGAVNLSCAWLKDEICNVICKIFEDNPRDIKREMVGVTIVCADETIPHLYESSRISSEQLQPHPGIVKRAMALGRYLQNPLAMVATLCGPAKEVLSWKLTPLESFLTPDEKYTMVEQIMVDATNQVGLDVNLAVTHEWLFAPLQFISGLGPRKAVSLQKSLVRAGSMHTRKDFLDHKVLDHELDRKVFVNAVGFLRVRQSGNAASSGQFVDLLDDTRIHPESYGLAQELARDMYMEDGQDANDEEMLEMAIEHMRENPHLLKRLEVDAYARSRNFENKKDTLNHIRLELIQGFQDWRKPYVELTPDEEFYMFTGETEETLSVGKIVQATVRRVQPEKAVCVLDSGLTGLLGIEDFSRGENDLTEKLNEGDILTCKIKSIQIKRRHVLLSCKESDLTYGRSNFENGKENVDPYYCEDPNNLGNEKEKTRKAKESAKKHFKSRMIVHPRFQNITADEAMQMLADKEPGDVIIRPSSRGPSILTLTLKIYDGVYAHKDITEGGKENKDVTSMLRLGKTLKIGDDVFDDLDEVMDRYVDPFVAHLKAMLAYRKFRDGGKAEVDESLRREKNENPSRIVYSFGVCHEHPGAIILTYIRSSNPHHEYVGLYPKGFKFRTRMFEEIDRLVAYFQRHIDDPLDAGPSMPLVAAMVPMPMRSPAGGGSGGWEGQSGDRERADVIAGRSDYRNVGGHDGHPSGLPRPYGDGLGWGRGQGPYNRGNDGGFGRSKDGEELWGGSGMKRSPVVGGGGAGWGSGW comes from the exons ATGGCCGGAAAAACCATATTATCAGACGAAGAAGAAG ATGACATTGGAGTTGAAGAAGTTGGTCTTGAAGATCGtcgtgatgatgatgaagaggaagaagaag AAGAAGGCGAGGATGAGTATGAGAAAGATGGGTTCATAGTCGATGATATTGATGAAGATGGGGAGGAAGAAGATAGGGCAGATAGTGATGACGAGAGACAAAAGAAGAAAAAACGAAAGAAacg AGAATCGGAGAGGAATTTTGTTCTTGATGAAGACGACTACGAGCTTCTTCAAGATAATAACGTCGGTTATCGACGTCCAAAG GAGAGTCAAAAGTTTAAGCGATTAAAGAAAGCAAGGGCCGACGCTGATGAAGGGCAATCTGGATTTTCCGATGAGGAAGAGTATGACGTAACTGGAAAGGGTGGGCGAAGTGCAGAAGATAAAATTAAACGTAGTTTATTTGACGATGACGAGG AGGATATTGCCGAAGAGGATCCACAATTAGAAGAAGAAGAATATGGTGACAtcggtgaagaagaagaagacgaaaTGGCTGACTTCATTGTTGACGAAGATGAGGTTGATGAACACGGAGAACCAACAAG GAGAAGGAAGGTTCACAAGAAAAAACTTAGGCAGGCCCCGGGAGTCTCGTCTACCGCAATTCAAGAATCTCACGACATATTTGGTCATGTAGATGTGCTCTTGATGCAAAGGAAATTAAAGCTAGGAAACATCAGTAGGTACGAAGAAGCCGGTGAAAGGAGACTAGAAGACGAATTTGATCCGATTATTCTCTCTGAAAAATACATGACCGAGTATGATAAGCGCATTCGGGAGATAGATATTCCAGAAAGAATGCAG ATCTCCGAGGAAAGCACTGGTCCACCACCAACAGACGAAGTTAGTATAGAAGACGAGAGTAACTGGATTCTTAATCAACTTGGAACGGGTACGGTACCTTTGTTCACCAAAGGACATGAGCTGGCAGTACGTAAGGACGATATTGGTAGGTTTTTGGAATATACGCATGTTCAGAAGTTGGAT GTGCCGTTTATTGCTATGTATAGAAAGGATGAGTGCCAAAGCCTTTTTGTAGATCCAGAGCCACAAGATGACTCGAAACCCACGCTGACGTGGCACAAG gTACTTTGGGCTATTTTGGAGTTAGACAGGAAGTGGTTACTGCTTCAAAAACGAAAAAGCGCGCTACAGTTATACTACAACAAGCGGTTTGAAGAAGAAAGAAGCGTATATGACGAAGCACGTCTTCATTTGAATAAAAAACTGTTTGATTCAATTACAAAGTCTCTCGAAGTTGCTGAGTCAGAACGAGAAGTTGATGACGTGGACTTAAAATTTAACCTGCATTTCCCTCCTGGTGATGCTGTCGTTGATGAAACAAAGTTCAAAAGACCCAAACGGAAATCGCAGTACAGCGTTTGTTGCAAATCCGGACTGTGGGAGGTTGCTAGCGTGTTTGGTTACAGCTCTGAGGAATTCGGATTGCTTATCTCTCTTGAACAAATG AGAACCGATGAATTAGAGGATGCAAAGGAAACGCCAGAAGAAGTGGCTTCGAGATTTTCATGTGCAATGTTTGAAAATCCTCAAGCTGTTCTTAGAGGAGCTAGGCATATG GCGGCAATTGAGATTAGCTGCGAGCCATGTGTGAGGAGACATGTTAGAAGCATATTCATGGATAACGCTGTGGTGTCAACTAAACCCACCGCTGACGGTGACATGGCTATAGACTCACATCATCAATTTGCGGTGATCAAATGGTTGAAAGACAAACCGATGTCTAAATTTGATGATGCACAGTGGCTTCTTATCCAAAAGGCTGAAGAAGAGAAACTTATTCAAGTTTCCGTAAAGCTTCCCGTATCTATCCAAGATCAACTGATTAATGACGCGTATACTTATTATCTTAGTGACGGCGTTAGTAAATCTGCTCAATTATGGAATGAACAAAGGAAGCAGATAATAAACGACGCGTTTGATGGTTTGCTTTTACCGTCAATGGCAAAAGAAGCGAGAACTTTGTTAACAAGCAGAGCGAAAAACTGGTTACTAACGGAATATGGAAGACATTTATGGGATAAAGTATCTGTTGCACCCTATCAGAAAAAAGATCACGATGGTAATCTATCTGATGATTATGAAGTTGCACCGAGAGTTATGGCATGCTGTTGGGGCCCGGGGAAGCCCGCAACTACGTTTGTGATGTTGGACTCGAATGGTGAATTTGTTGATGTATTGTATGCCGGTTCCATTAGCATTGGTGGGCAAAACGCTAATGATCAAGAACGTAAGAAGAATGATAAACAGCGTGTCGCTAAGTTCATGATAGAGCATCAACCGCATGTTGTGGTTCTTGGAGCTGTTAATTTGTCTTGTGCTTGGCTCAAGGACGAGATTTGCAAT GTTATATGTAAGATATTTGAAGACAACCCGAGAGACATTAAGCGTGAGATGGTTGGTGTAACTATCGTATGTGCTGACGAGACTATCCCACACTTGTATGAAAGCTCCCGCATTTCATCCGAACAGCTTCAACCACACCCcg GCATCGTTAAACGAGCGATGGCCCTCGGGCGTTACCTTCAAAATCCATTAGCAATGGTAGCTACCCTCTGCGGGCCCGCAAAGGAGGTATTATCCTGGAAACTTACTCCGTTAGAAAGCTTTTTAACTCCCGATGAAAAATACACCATGGTTGAACAAATAATGGTCGACGCCACTAACCAAGTAGGTCTAGATGTAAATTTAGCCGTAACCCATGAATGGTTATTTGCTCCGTTACAATTTATTTCCGGGCTCGGGCCCAGAAAAGCCGTTTCTCTACAAAAGTCGTTGGTGCGGGCTGGCTCGATGCACACCCGTAAAGACTTTTTGGACCACAAGGTATTGGACCACGAGCTAGACAGAAAGGTTTTTGTAAATGCCGTCGGGTTCTTACGGGTTCGTCAAAGTGGAAATGCGGCTAGCAGTGGTCAATTCGTTGACTTGTTAGATGATACGCGAATCCACCCGGAATCATACGGGCTCGCACAGGAATTGGCGAGAGATATGTACATGGAAGACGGTCAAGATGCAAACGATGAAGAGATGCTTGAAATGGCGATAGAACACATGAGAGAAAACCCTCATTTGTTAAAACGTCTGGAAGTCGATGCTTATGCGAGATctagaaattttgaaaataaaaaggacACTTTGAATCACATACGATTGGAGTTGATTCAAGGGTTTCAAGATTGGCGAAAACCGTATGTGGAACTGACTCCAGATGAAGAGTTCTACATGTTTACTGGTGAGACAGAGGAGACACTTTCCGTGGGTAAAATTGTCCAAGCGACTGTTCGTAGGGTTCAACCTGAAAAAGCGGTATGTGTTCTTGACTCGGGGTTGACCGGTTTGCTCGGTATAGAAGACTTCAGTCGAGGAGAGAATGATTTGACGGAGAAGTTGAATGAAGGCGATATATTAACTTGCAAAATAAAATCAATTCAGATAAAACGGCGTCATGTGCTTTTAAGCTGTAAAGAAAGCGATTTAACGTACGGCCGCAGTAATTTCGAAAATGGAAAGGAAAACGTAGATCCTTATTATTGCGAAGACCCCAATAATTTAGGCAATGAAAAGGAAAAAACGCGTAAAGCTAAAGAGTCGGCAAAGAAGCATTTCAAATCGAGAATGATCGTTCATCCTCGTTTTCAGAACATTACGGCTGATGAAGCAATGCAG ATGTTGGCAGATAAGGAACCTGGTGATGTTATCATTCGTCCTAGCAGCCGTGGACCGTCGATTTTGACTTTGACTCTAAAGATCTACGATGGCGTTTATGCTCACAAGGACATCACCGAAGGTGGGAAAGAGAATAAAGACGTTACTAGCATGTTACGCCTTGGAAAAACTTTGAAAATAGGAGATGATGTATTTGACGATCTGGACGAGGTGATGGATCGTTATGTGGATCCTTTTGTAGCTCACTTAAAGGCGATGTTGGCTTACCGAAAGTTTAGAGATGGGGGGAAAGCTGAAGTCGATGAAAGTTTAAGAAGAGAGAAAAATGAAAACCCGTCAAGGATTGTTTACTCGTTTGGTGTATGTCATGAACACCCGGGGGCGATTATTTTAACGTATATAAGGAGTTCAAATCCGCATCACGAGTATGTTGGATTATATCCGAAAGGATTCAAATTCCGCACGAGGATGTTTGAGGAAATTGATAGACTTGTGGCGTATTTTCAAAGACACATTGATGATCCACTAGATGCGGGACCGTCTATGCCATTAGTTGCCGCCATGGTGCCAATGCCAATGCGCAGCCCTGCAGGCGGTGGTTCTGGTGGCTGGGAAGGCCAGTCTGGAGATCGAGAAAGAGCTG ATGTTATTGCAGGTAGAAGTGATTACAGGAATGTTGGTGGTCATGATGGACATCCAAGTGGTCTGCCACGGCCTTATGGTGATGGTCTTGGGTGGGGCCGAGGACAAGGGCCGTACAACAGAGGAAACGACGGTGGATTTGGAAGGTCTAAGGACGGGGAAGAGTTATGGGGTGGCAGCGGCATGAAGAGAAGTCCGGTGGTTGGCGGAGGCGGTGCTGGGTGGGGCAGTGGGTGGTAG